A stretch of Clostridium sp. BJN0001 DNA encodes these proteins:
- a CDS encoding AAC(3) family N-acetyltransferase: MENINVLKKEDIIEGLKKCGLKKGQNVLVHTSLKSFGFVIGGAETIIRSLLDTVGEEGTVMMPSQTWKNLDPEIGVHWEVPEKYYDAIRENWPAYDKDVTPAIGMGVVSELFAKWPGRKRSDHPARSFAAVGKNAQHLTENHDLRNIFGEGSPLSKLYDLDGYVLLLGVYYNKNTSFHLAETRANYKNKFESTQHKLILQ; this comes from the coding sequence ATGGAAAATATTAATGTTTTAAAAAAAGAAGATATAATTGAAGGATTAAAAAAATGTGGTTTAAAAAAAGGGCAGAATGTTTTAGTTCATACGTCTTTAAAAAGCTTTGGATTTGTAATAGGAGGAGCTGAAACTATTATACGTTCTCTTTTGGATACTGTTGGAGAAGAGGGAACAGTAATGATGCCATCACAAACATGGAAAAATTTAGATCCAGAAATAGGTGTTCACTGGGAAGTACCAGAAAAGTATTATGATGCTATAAGAGAAAACTGGCCTGCATATGATAAGGATGTTACACCTGCAATAGGAATGGGAGTTGTATCAGAACTATTTGCAAAATGGCCAGGAAGAAAACGTTCTGATCATCCTGCAAGATCTTTTGCAGCTGTAGGAAAAAATGCGCAGCATCTTACAGAAAATCATGATTTAAGGAATATTTTTGGAGAAGGTTCACCACTTTCAAAATTATATGATTTAGATGGATATGTTCTTCTTTTAGGAGTTTATTACAACAAAAATACATCATTTCATTTAGCTGAAACTAGAGCAAATTATAAAAATAAATTTGAAAGTACACAGCATAAGTTGATTTTGCAGTAA
- a CDS encoding efflux RND transporter periplasmic adaptor subunit yields MKKTIILTLVCVTLVSQSFIGCAKETTSEADKPIAVSVQKAINDNIENTNTFTGKTKEGSETSVTVEIPGTIDKVFVKLGQEVHKGDTLLQIKSKDIENSVAQAQAAYELSKASYDSQTGAALDSQENQVDNAIKIAKMNYDEAKRQMDINTQLYQAGVISEDSYKKSQLGLDSAEQNLNSAQKSYDTVSEKALPEARELAQKQLNQAETALETAKSNLDKLTLISPVDGIITKKTFNEHEMANQSQPAFVISNPDELEIDLNVTEEDLKKLADVKEVEVTIGGEKVTGNVKYVPIVTGDKTALYEVKISIDNKEHKFKAGMSVSVDVSVEKSENTIKIPKKAIIEDGDKKYVYIVDDDKKAVKTEVDTGIETSNDIEITSGVDGDDTVVIGGLNLINDGSNLYPVEKED; encoded by the coding sequence ATGAAAAAAACTATAATTTTAACTTTAGTTTGTGTTACTTTAGTTTCACAATCGTTTATAGGATGCGCGAAAGAAACAACATCAGAAGCTGATAAACCTATAGCAGTTTCTGTACAAAAAGCTATTAATGATAATATAGAGAATACAAATACATTTACAGGGAAAACAAAAGAAGGGTCTGAAACTTCAGTAACTGTAGAAATTCCAGGTACAATTGATAAAGTATTTGTAAAACTTGGACAAGAGGTACATAAAGGCGATACATTATTGCAGATAAAATCAAAAGATATTGAAAATAGTGTAGCTCAGGCACAGGCAGCATATGAACTTTCAAAGGCAAGTTATGACAGTCAGACAGGAGCGGCTCTTGATTCACAGGAAAATCAAGTGGATAATGCAATAAAAATTGCTAAGATGAATTATGATGAAGCAAAAAGACAGATGGACATTAATACACAGCTTTATCAGGCAGGAGTAATAAGTGAAGATTCATATAAGAAAAGTCAGCTTGGACTAGATAGCGCAGAGCAAAATTTAAATAGTGCTCAAAAATCTTATGATACAGTTTCAGAAAAAGCACTTCCAGAGGCAAGAGAACTTGCACAAAAACAGCTTAATCAAGCTGAAACAGCACTTGAAACTGCAAAGAGCAATCTAGACAAGCTTACACTTATATCTCCAGTAGATGGAATAATTACAAAGAAAACATTTAATGAACATGAAATGGCAAATCAGAGCCAGCCAGCATTTGTGATTTCAAATCCTGATGAACTTGAAATAGATCTTAATGTAACAGAAGAAGATCTTAAAAAATTAGCTGATGTAAAAGAAGTAGAAGTAACTATTGGTGGAGAAAAGGTTACAGGAAATGTAAAATATGTTCCTATAGTAACAGGAGATAAAACAGCACTTTATGAAGTAAAGATAAGTATTGATAATAAGGAGCATAAATTTAAGGCAGGAATGTCAGTATCAGTAGATGTAAGTGTTGAAAAATCAGAGAACACAATAAAGATTCCTAAAAAAGCAATTATTGAAGATGGTGATAAAAAATACGTTTATATTGTTGATGATGATAAAAAAGCTGTAAAGACTGAAGTTGATACTGGAATTGAAACTTCTAATGATATAGAGATAACAAGCGGAGTAGATGGCGATGATACAGTCGTTATTGGAGGATTAAACTTAATTAATGATGGAAGTAATCTATATCCAGTAGAAAAGGAGGACTAA
- a CDS encoding GIY-YIG nuclease family protein, which translates to MNYVYILKCADNTYYTGWTNNLKKRINTHSSGKGAKYTRGRRPVELVYYEKFEEKSDALKRECSIKRLKREQKEKIIKSINPNKIKLI; encoded by the coding sequence ATGAATTATGTATATATACTTAAGTGTGCAGATAATACTTATTATACAGGCTGGACTAATAATTTAAAGAAAAGAATAAATACTCATTCAAGTGGAAAAGGTGCTAAGTATACAAGAGGACGAAGACCAGTAGAGCTTGTTTATTATGAGAAATTTGAAGAAAAGAGCGATGCTCTTAAAAGAGAATGTAGTATAAAAAGACTTAAACGTGAGCAAAAAGAAAAAATAATTAAAAGTATTAACCCAAATAAAATTAAACTGATATAA
- a CDS encoding LacI family DNA-binding transcriptional regulator — MSVTIKDVAKEANVSTSTVSRVLSNSSRISEKTKERVNEVIGKLNYRPNAIARSLASNKTKILGVVLPNESEDLITNSFFIEAMQGMSNYAKKKRYYVTYAFSDNEESELNSIADFISSNLVAGICILRARSNDKIIDYLNETGFPFVIIGRPDESDKMLWVDNDNFEVTYKITQNLINKGYKKIQFIGAQKRWNVSKDRINGFLEACRVNGIKVKDSDIIIERDFSIENGKTAAEKIFKSGNIPEAIVAQDDLIAMGVIDVFKENNRNINIIGFNNSPIMQYRNPKVSSVDINGVELGYYATKLLIDRLENKNMKINHYIVKSKIVYRDSFKK, encoded by the coding sequence ATGAGTGTTACTATAAAAGATGTAGCGAAAGAGGCAAACGTTTCCACATCAACTGTATCTAGAGTTTTATCGAATAGCTCAAGAATAAGTGAAAAAACAAAAGAAAGAGTTAATGAAGTAATAGGAAAGCTTAATTATAGACCTAATGCAATAGCACGAAGTCTTGCAAGCAATAAGACAAAGATTCTGGGAGTAGTTCTTCCAAATGAATCAGAGGACCTTATAACAAATTCTTTCTTTATAGAAGCTATGCAAGGAATGAGCAATTATGCGAAAAAGAAAAGATATTATGTAACATATGCTTTTTCTGATAATGAAGAAAGTGAACTTAATTCAATAGCAGATTTTATAAGTAGTAATCTTGTAGCGGGAATATGTATATTAAGAGCAAGAAGTAATGATAAAATAATTGATTATCTAAATGAGACGGGCTTTCCATTTGTTATAATTGGTAGACCTGATGAGTCAGACAAGATGCTTTGGGTTGATAATGATAATTTTGAAGTTACCTATAAAATAACTCAAAATTTAATAAATAAAGGGTATAAAAAAATACAATTTATAGGAGCACAGAAAAGATGGAATGTTTCTAAAGATAGAATAAATGGTTTTTTAGAAGCATGCAGAGTAAATGGAATTAAAGTAAAAGATAGTGACATTATTATAGAAAGAGACTTTTCTATTGAGAATGGAAAAACTGCTGCAGAAAAAATATTTAAAAGTGGTAATATACCAGAAGCAATTGTAGCTCAGGATGATTTAATTGCAATGGGAGTTATTGATGTGTTTAAAGAAAATAATAGAAATATAAATATTATTGGATTTAATAATAGCCCTATTATGCAATATAGGAATCCGAAGGTTTCGTCAGTAGATATTAATGGTGTTGAGCTTGGATATTATGCAACAAAACTTCTTATAGATCGTTTGGAAAATAAAAATATGAAAATTAATCATTATATTGTAAAATCTAAAATAGTATATAGGGATTCGTTTAAAAAGTAA
- the argF gene encoding ornithine carbamoyltransferase: MAINLRGKNFLKLLDFTPDEIRYLIDLSKNLKDLKRAGIAHDKLKGKNIVLLFEKTSTRTRCSFEVAGRDLGLGVTYLDSNGSQMGKKESIKDTARVLGRMFDGIEYRGFKQSTVEELAKYAKVPVWNGLTDEFHPTQMIADLLTIEEKLGKIKGVNFVYMGDARYNMGNSLMVASAKMGMNFTACAPKELFPSDDLVKECKKIAEENGSSITLCEDVKEATKNADVIYTDIWVSMGEPAEVWDQRIKLLKPYRVTKEVMDNASKEAIFMHCLPSYHDLDTKIGKEICEKYNMNGIEVTDEVFEGKQSVVFDEAENRMHSIKAIILSTLGI, from the coding sequence ATGGCAATAAATTTAAGAGGAAAAAATTTTTTAAAGTTATTAGATTTTACTCCTGATGAAATAAGATATCTTATTGATTTATCAAAAAATCTTAAAGATTTAAAAAGAGCAGGTATAGCACATGATAAGTTAAAGGGGAAAAATATAGTGCTTTTATTTGAAAAAACATCGACAAGAACAAGATGTTCTTTTGAAGTTGCAGGAAGAGATCTAGGTCTTGGAGTTACATACCTTGATTCAAATGGTTCACAGATGGGCAAAAAAGAAAGCATAAAAGATACAGCAAGAGTACTTGGTAGAATGTTTGATGGTATAGAATATAGAGGATTTAAGCAAAGTACAGTTGAAGAGCTTGCAAAATATGCAAAAGTTCCAGTATGGAACGGACTTACTGATGAATTCCATCCAACACAGATGATAGCTGATCTTCTTACAATAGAAGAAAAACTTGGAAAAATTAAAGGTGTAAATTTTGTTTATATGGGTGATGCAAGATACAATATGGGTAATTCACTTATGGTTGCATCAGCTAAAATGGGAATGAATTTCACAGCATGTGCACCAAAAGAACTTTTCCCTTCTGATGATTTAGTTAAAGAATGCAAAAAAATTGCAGAAGAAAATGGCTCAAGTATAACATTATGTGAGGATGTAAAAGAAGCAACAAAAAATGCAGATGTTATATATACAGATATATGGGTATCAATGGGAGAACCAGCTGAAGTATGGGATCAAAGAATAAAACTTTTAAAACCATATAGAGTTACTAAAGAAGTTATGGATAATGCATCAAAAGAAGCAATATTTATGCACTGTCTTCCATCATATCATGATCTTGATACTAAAATTGGAAAAGAAATTTGTGAAAAATATAATATGAATGGAATTGAAGTAACAGATGAGGTATTTGAAGGCAAACAGTCTGTTGTATTTGATGAAGCAGAAAATCGTATGCATTCTATAAAAGCTATAATTTTATCAACTCTTGGTATATAA
- the malQ gene encoding 4-alpha-glucanotransferase: MKRSSGMIMHIASLPGKYGIGTFGEEAYKFADFLKKAGQKYWQILPLGPTSYGDSPYQSFSAFAGNPYFIDFDILNKDGLLEKSDYDSVDFGNNAEDIDYSKIFTNKLAVLRKAYENFKKHDNGEVEKFEKDQGEWLENYAFYMAIKNKFNLQSWQNWDEDIKLRKEEAVKRYHNELSDDIKYWKFLQFEFFKQWNKLKEYVNGLEIEIIGDMPIYVSEDSADVWANPQAFLINKKTLKPIKVAGCPPDIFSATGQLWGNPIYDWKYMEKTNFEWWVERIRQSLKIYDVLRIDHFKGFESYWSIPYGDPTAEKGEWVKGPGIKIFNAINKELGDVNIIAEDLGTLTEATIKLRNDTGFPGMKILEFAFDGSPDNVFLPHNYDKNFIAYTGTHDNDTVRGWIEHSGSKKEVENAKKYLNLTEEEGYNWGFLRGIWSSIANVSIALAQDFLNLGDEARINIPSTIGCNWRWRAEKGVFTDKLAEKIYKMTEMYGRLNENTKATKKEDK; the protein is encoded by the coding sequence ATGAAAAGAAGCAGTGGAATGATAATGCATATAGCATCATTACCTGGAAAGTATGGAATTGGAACATTTGGAGAGGAAGCATATAAATTTGCAGACTTTCTAAAAAAAGCAGGACAGAAATATTGGCAAATACTACCTTTAGGACCAACAAGTTATGGAGATTCACCTTATCAATCATTTTCAGCATTTGCTGGTAATCCATATTTTATTGATTTTGATATATTAAACAAAGATGGATTATTAGAAAAAAGTGATTATGATTCAGTAGATTTTGGAAACAATGCTGAAGATATTGATTATAGCAAGATATTTACAAATAAACTTGCTGTTTTAAGAAAAGCATATGAAAATTTTAAAAAGCATGATAATGGAGAAGTTGAAAAATTTGAAAAAGATCAGGGAGAGTGGCTTGAAAATTATGCTTTTTATATGGCTATAAAAAATAAGTTTAATCTTCAAAGCTGGCAGAACTGGGATGAAGATATAAAACTTAGAAAAGAAGAAGCAGTTAAAAGATATCATAATGAACTTTCTGATGATATAAAGTACTGGAAATTTCTTCAGTTTGAATTCTTCAAACAATGGAATAAATTAAAAGAATATGTTAATGGGTTAGAAATTGAAATTATTGGAGATATGCCTATATATGTATCAGAAGATAGTGCTGATGTATGGGCTAATCCACAGGCATTCCTTATAAATAAGAAAACATTAAAGCCAATAAAGGTTGCAGGATGTCCTCCTGATATTTTCTCTGCTACAGGACAATTATGGGGAAATCCTATATATGATTGGAAGTATATGGAGAAAACAAACTTTGAATGGTGGGTTGAACGTATAAGACAGAGCCTTAAGATTTATGATGTATTAAGAATAGATCACTTTAAGGGATTTGAATCATACTGGTCAATTCCATACGGAGATCCTACAGCAGAAAAAGGAGAATGGGTTAAAGGACCTGGAATAAAGATATTTAATGCAATAAACAAAGAACTTGGAGATGTAAACATTATTGCTGAAGATTTAGGAACTTTAACAGAAGCAACTATAAAACTTAGAAATGATACAGGATTCCCAGGAATGAAGATTTTAGAGTTCGCATTTGATGGAAGTCCAGATAATGTATTCCTTCCACATAATTATGATAAAAACTTTATAGCTTATACAGGAACTCATGATAATGATACTGTAAGAGGATGGATTGAGCATTCTGGTTCTAAAAAAGAAGTTGAAAATGCAAAAAAATATCTTAACCTTACAGAAGAAGAAGGCTATAATTGGGGATTCTTAAGAGGTATTTGGTCAAGTATTGCAAATGTATCAATTGCATTAGCTCAAGACTTCTTAAACCTTGGAGATGAAGCTAGAATAAATATTCCATCAACAATTGGATGTAACTGGAGATGGAGAGCTGAAAAAGGAGTATTTACAGATAAGCTTGCTGAAAAAATATATAAAATGACAGAAATGTATGGAAGACTTAATGAAAATACTAAAGCTACTAAAAAAGAAGATAAGTAA
- a CDS encoding ABC transporter substrate-binding protein, translating to MKKKKIFSLLMAASLAMGTLAGCGSQTNSAGKDSSADSDSGKTVKVFQLKVEINDALQKLAKEYEKETGVKIDITTVGGGADYGAALKAEFQKGTEPDLFMIQGAGDYNVWKDKIDELTDQEWVKNAVKGTLDTITIDNKIYGMPAATEGYGLVYNKEILEKAGIDPSTLTTFDKLKSAFETLDSKKADLGLDNVVSYTTKETWVTGNHTFNLGLASQSDPDKFTKDYIAGTADIVNNQGFKDWANLVELLCKYGGGKALDTIDYSTQVANFALGKTAFIQQGNWIASDLDKLDAKFDMGFAPLAVGNDGKVSASIPVGVPMYWVVNKDSSVNKEAKAFLDWMVTSKTGQESLVNEMNMIPAFKNFDVESKNPLNKSITEYNKDGKTLKWAFTNLPDGFSMDKLGPLFSKFAASDMGEADKQTLLQSIQDASPKQAQ from the coding sequence ATAAAGAAGAAAAAAATATTTTCATTATTAATGGCAGCATCACTAGCTATGGGTACATTAGCAGGATGTGGATCTCAAACTAATTCAGCAGGAAAAGATTCATCAGCTGATAGTGATTCAGGTAAGACTGTAAAAGTATTTCAGTTAAAAGTTGAAATTAACGATGCTTTGCAGAAATTAGCTAAAGAATATGAGAAAGAAACTGGTGTAAAGATTGATATTACAACAGTTGGAGGTGGAGCAGATTATGGTGCTGCACTAAAAGCTGAATTCCAAAAGGGAACTGAACCTGATTTATTTATGATTCAAGGTGCAGGAGATTATAATGTATGGAAAGATAAAATTGATGAATTAACTGATCAAGAATGGGTTAAAAATGCAGTTAAAGGTACTCTTGATACAATAACTATAGATAATAAAATTTATGGTATGCCAGCAGCTACAGAAGGATATGGTTTAGTATACAATAAAGAAATTTTAGAAAAAGCAGGCATAGATCCAAGTACTCTTACTACATTTGATAAATTAAAATCAGCTTTTGAAACATTAGATTCTAAGAAGGCTGATCTTGGACTTGATAATGTTGTTTCTTATACTACAAAAGAGACATGGGTAACTGGAAATCATACATTTAATTTAGGTTTAGCATCTCAAAGTGATCCTGATAAGTTTACTAAAGATTATATAGCAGGAACTGCTGATATAGTTAATAATCAGGGATTCAAAGATTGGGCAAACTTAGTTGAACTTCTTTGTAAATATGGTGGAGGAAAAGCTCTTGATACTATAGATTATAGTACTCAGGTTGCAAATTTTGCACTTGGAAAGACAGCATTTATTCAACAAGGTAACTGGATTGCTTCAGATCTTGATAAATTAGATGCTAAATTTGATATGGGATTTGCTCCATTAGCAGTTGGTAATGATGGAAAAGTAAGTGCATCAATTCCAGTTGGTGTTCCAATGTATTGGGTTGTAAATAAAGATTCAAGTGTAAATAAAGAAGCAAAAGCATTCTTAGACTGGATGGTAACAAGTAAGACTGGTCAAGAATCATTAGTTAACGAGATGAATATGATACCAGCATTTAAAAACTTTGATGTTGAAAGCAAGAATCCTCTTAATAAATCAATCACTGAATATAATAAAGATGGTAAAACTTTAAAATGGGCATTTACTAATTTACCTGATGGATTCAGTATGGATAAATTAGGACCTTTATTCTCAAAATTTGCAGCAAGTGATATGGGAGAAGCAGATAAACAGACATTACTTCAATCAATACAAGATGCATCACCAAAACAAGCACAGTAA
- a CDS encoding sugar ABC transporter permease, whose amino-acid sequence MTKKARDNKDFWMFAGPAVFALIMVVFIPFFIGIYYTFTDWNGASNNYNIVGLSNYAAVFKDKQFLYSLIITILYTFASVLTINFIGFGLAYIVTRNLKTKNFLRTGFFMPNLIGGLILGFIWQFLFNSVFVSFGKNIGNAVLSISLLQGSARAMFAMLIVSSWQYAGYIMVIYVSALENVPHDLIEAAHIDGANGWQTFKNITIPMVRPGITVCLFLTLSNSFKMFDLNFSLTPLKSTEMLALNIYKEAFVLNNMGVGQAKAIIFFILVCGISMTQVYFNKKKEVDL is encoded by the coding sequence ATGACAAAAAAAGCAAGAGATAATAAGGACTTTTGGATGTTTGCAGGTCCAGCTGTTTTTGCATTAATAATGGTTGTATTTATTCCGTTTTTTATAGGTATTTATTACACATTTACAGATTGGAATGGTGCAAGTAATAACTATAATATTGTTGGACTTAGCAATTATGCAGCAGTTTTTAAGGATAAGCAATTTTTATATTCTTTAATTATTACAATTTTATATACTTTTGCAAGCGTTTTAACAATTAATTTTATTGGATTTGGTCTTGCATATATAGTTACAAGAAATTTAAAAACTAAAAACTTCTTAAGAACAGGATTTTTTATGCCAAACTTAATTGGAGGATTAATTTTAGGATTTATCTGGCAGTTCTTATTTAATTCAGTATTTGTATCTTTCGGAAAAAATATAGGAAATGCAGTACTTTCAATATCATTACTTCAAGGATCAGCTCGTGCAATGTTTGCAATGCTTATTGTTTCATCATGGCAGTATGCTGGATATATAATGGTTATATATGTTTCAGCACTTGAAAATGTGCCACATGATTTAATCGAAGCAGCTCATATAGATGGAGCAAATGGATGGCAGACATTTAAAAATATAACAATTCCAATGGTAAGACCAGGAATTACAGTTTGTTTATTCTTAACTTTATCAAATTCATTTAAGATGTTTGATTTAAACTTTTCACTTACACCACTTAAGAGTACAGAAATGTTAGCTCTTAATATATATAAGGAAGCTTTTGTACTTAATAATATGGGAGTTGGACAAGCAAAAGCAATTATATTCTTTATATTAGTATGTGGAATTTCGATGACTCAGGTTTACTTTAACAAGAAGAAGGAGGTAGATCTATAA
- a CDS encoding dipeptidase — MKIADMHCDTISKIYESKLNNTPCSLRKNNFHIDIEKLKKSNYILQNFAMFVDLSKVENPFEYCINMIDCLYQEVSENISLISIVKSYSNIEKNLKLNKISALISLEEGEICKGNISFLRILYKLGVRMMTLTWNYKNELAYPNSKIINNKQTPFIDTVNGLTKKGIEFLYEINKLGIILDVSHLSDAGFFDVAKYSSKPFVASHSNSRKICAHPRNLTDKMIKTISRCGGVIGINYYPQFLNSENGNNSYASYIVNHAHHIADTGGINSVSLGSDFDGISGNPEIKDASYMYILFDLLKKSGFKESEIDKIFYKNVLRVYKEVL; from the coding sequence ATGAAAATTGCTGATATGCACTGTGACACTATTTCTAAAATTTATGAATCAAAACTAAATAACACTCCCTGCTCATTAAGAAAAAATAATTTTCATATAGATATTGAAAAATTAAAAAAATCAAATTATATTCTTCAAAATTTTGCAATGTTTGTAGACTTATCTAAAGTAGAAAATCCATTTGAATACTGCATTAATATGATTGACTGTCTTTATCAAGAAGTAAGCGAAAATATTAGCCTAATAAGCATAGTAAAATCCTATAGTAATATAGAAAAGAATTTAAAACTTAACAAAATTTCAGCACTTATTTCTTTAGAAGAAGGTGAAATCTGTAAAGGAAATATATCATTTTTAAGAATTTTATATAAACTTGGAGTAAGAATGATGACTCTTACATGGAATTATAAAAATGAACTTGCATATCCAAATTCTAAAATTATAAATAATAAACAAACTCCATTTATAGATACTGTTAACGGATTAACTAAGAAAGGTATTGAATTTCTATATGAAATTAACAAACTTGGCATTATACTTGACGTTTCACATCTAAGTGATGCTGGATTTTTTGATGTGGCAAAATATTCTTCAAAACCATTTGTAGCAAGTCATTCAAATTCTAGAAAAATATGTGCTCATCCAAGAAACCTTACTGATAAAATGATAAAAACCATATCAAGATGCGGAGGTGTTATCGGCATTAACTACTACCCACAATTCTTAAATAGTGAAAATGGTAATAACAGCTACGCATCATATATAGTAAACCATGCTCATCATATCGCAGATACAGGGGGAATAAATTCTGTATCTCTCGGATCTGACTTTGATGGGATATCAGGCAATCCTGAAATAAAAGACGCTTCTTATATGTACATTCTATTTGATCTTTTAAAAAAATCTGGTTTTAAGGAATCAGAAATAGATAAAATATTTTATAAAAATGTACTTCGTGTTTATAAAGAAGTCCTTTAA
- a CDS encoding carbohydrate ABC transporter permease — MTKKKLTTLDSYGGKLKLVEVLTWILLIIYMVPFYLMLVNSFKTRREIFSDTIGLPSMWKFSNYKDAALKMDFIPSFVNSIIITVFSVSLIILFSAMAAWVLARTKDRKSKIIFYLFVSAMVVPFQAVMIPLVQWMSKIQFGPFQMLGTRYGLIFMYIGFGCAMSVFLYHGFITGVPEEVEEAAIIDGCSKWQVFIKVVLPLLKSTTVTVAVLNSIWIWNDFLLPFLTVNGKVTTIPLAMNNFFGAFSKQWELAMAALVMAIIPIIIFYFFVQKQIIAGIVQGSIK; from the coding sequence ATGACTAAAAAAAAGCTTACAACACTTGATAGTTATGGTGGCAAGTTAAAATTAGTAGAAGTATTAACTTGGATACTTTTAATTATATATATGGTGCCATTCTATTTAATGCTTGTAAATTCATTTAAAACAAGAAGAGAAATATTCTCTGATACTATAGGACTTCCTTCTATGTGGAAATTTAGCAACTACAAAGATGCAGCTCTTAAGATGGATTTTATTCCGTCATTTGTAAATTCAATAATAATTACAGTATTTAGTGTAAGTCTTATAATACTATTTTCTGCAATGGCTGCATGGGTTCTTGCAAGAACTAAGGATAGAAAGAGCAAAATAATTTTCTATTTGTTTGTTTCTGCAATGGTAGTACCATTCCAGGCAGTAATGATTCCTCTAGTTCAGTGGATGAGCAAAATTCAGTTTGGTCCATTTCAGATGCTTGGGACAAGATATGGTCTAATATTTATGTATATTGGATTTGGATGCGCAATGAGTGTATTCCTTTATCATGGGTTTATAACAGGTGTCCCTGAAGAGGTTGAAGAGGCAGCTATTATTGATGGATGTTCAAAATGGCAGGTATTTATTAAGGTTGTATTACCACTTTTAAAATCTACAACAGTAACAGTTGCAGTTTTAAATAGTATATGGATATGGAATGATTTCTTATTACCTTTCTTAACAGTAAATGGGAAGGTAACAACAATACCACTTGCTATGAATAATTTCTTTGGAGCATTTTCAAAGCAATGGGAGTTAGCAATGGCAGCTTTAGTTATGGCAATAATTCCAATTATAATATTCTACTTCTTTGTTCAAAAGCAGATAATTGCTGGAATAGTTCAAGGATCAATTAAGTAG
- a CDS encoding MarR family transcriptional regulator has product MNNKKIDEISELILSYIYNTHSKIANTDTEVTKYFSSVVEKFQFPHSHARVLIFLTENESAPISTIAKNLNISKPNMTPIINNLIKYDLVKKIQDKNDKRITRIELTSYAHEIINEFRSHYKATIIEMLKRLSDSDIISFCDSINNINRIISKLY; this is encoded by the coding sequence ATGAATAATAAAAAAATTGATGAAATATCGGAGCTTATTTTAAGCTATATTTATAATACTCACTCTAAAATCGCTAATACTGATACAGAAGTAACAAAATACTTTTCTTCCGTTGTAGAAAAATTTCAATTTCCTCATTCTCACGCAAGAGTATTAATTTTTCTTACAGAAAATGAGTCAGCTCCAATTTCTACAATTGCAAAGAATTTAAATATTTCAAAACCAAATATGACACCAATAATAAACAATCTTATTAAATATGATCTTGTTAAAAAAATACAAGATAAAAACGATAAAAGAATCACACGAATTGAACTTACTTCTTATGCTCATGAAATAATTAATGAATTTCGTAGTCACTATAAAGCTACAATAATTGAGATGCTAAAAAGACTATCTGATTCTGATATTATTTCTTTTTGTGATTCCATTAATAATATTAACAGAATAATATCAAAATTATATTAA